The sequence below is a genomic window from Candidatus Hydrogenedens sp..
ATTTCTCAAAAGAAATATAAAGTAGAGAAAAGGTAACTTTTTCTGTAATCTGTGTTCATTTATGTAATTTTTTGCTATTAAGGAGGGATAATAACTTGTGAAAATGGTATTATTTTTGATAAACTATAAAATCAATTAATAAACTTGGGCAAAGTAATCGGGTATAAAAAAATAAGTAAGAAAGGAATAAAGAAATGACGAAAATTCTTGTTTTAGATAATTTAAGTGCAGAAGGGATTGAAATTTTTAAACAGGCGGGGTTTGAAGTTGATGTAAAACCTCCACAAAAGCCGGAGGAATTAGCACAAATTATTGGTAATTATAACGGTTTGGTGGTTCGTAGCGCTACGAAGGTAACAAAAGAAGCACTTAAGAATGCAAAGAATTTAAAAGTAGTTGGTAGAGCAGGTGCTGGAACTGACAATATTGATAAAGACTTTGCTACACAAATGGGTATTGTAGTGATGAATACACCGGGTGGAAATACGATTTCTGCGTGTGAACATACCTTTGCATTAATATTGGCACTTTGTCGGAATATTCCTTCGGCTCACGATTCTATGATGGCGGGTAAATGGGACCGTAAAAAATATATGGGGGTTGAACTACGAGGGAAAACTTTGGGGATTATTGGTGTAGGAAGAATTGGAGGAGCGGTTGCAAAACGAGCATTAGCGTTTGAAATGAAAGTAATTGCACATGACCCTATTTTAACACCTTTGAAAGCAGAGGCATTAGGGGTAAAATTAGTTAGTCTTGAGGAACTTATTCGGGAATCCGATTTTATCTCCATCCATACGCCTAAAACTGAAAAAACGAATAATATGATTCGTTTGGAACAGTTAAAACAGATGAAACCTAATTGTCGTATAGTAAATTGTGCTCGTGGAGGTATCGTTAATGAGGAAGACCTGGCAACGGCACTTCGTGAGAAGATAATAGCGGGTGCGGCTCTTGATGTCTTTACTTCTGAACCTCCTGTAAACAATCCTTTCTTAGGGTTAGATAATGTAATATTAACACCTCATTTAGCCGCATCCACAGAAGAAGCACAA
It includes:
- a CDS encoding hydroxyacid dehydrogenase, whose translation is MTKILVLDNLSAEGIEIFKQAGFEVDVKPPQKPEELAQIIGNYNGLVVRSATKVTKEALKNAKNLKVVGRAGAGTDNIDKDFATQMGIVVMNTPGGNTISACEHTFALILALCRNIPSAHDSMMAGKWDRKKYMGVELRGKTLGIIGVGRIGGAVAKRALAFEMKVIAHDPILTPLKAEALGVKLVSLEELIRESDFISIHTPKTEKTNNMIRLEQLKQMKPNCRIVNCARGGIVNEEDLATALREKIIAGAALDVFTSEPPVNNPFLGLDNVILTPHLAASTEEAQVVVAVDIAKQMVDFLTTGAIVNAVNVPSIDPETKKSIQPLIDLG